In Plasmodium gaboni strain SY75 chromosome 14, whole genome shotgun sequence, one genomic interval encodes:
- a CDS encoding putative mitochondrial ribosomal protein S14 precursor — protein sequence MAARDPGPYLNQVPLGFPSYNRRVFRDILARRAFMESEVNTRVYKNIFENLGFKGHIRINNKVGINRIRMRCIQGGYSRGIYKFTRMAKMAFFQTAREGWLKKYGYRPDLFR from the exons ATGGCAGCGAGAGATCCTGGACCATATTTGAATCAGGTTCCTTTAGGTTTTCCAAGTTATAATAGAAGAGTATTTAGAGACATTTTAGCTAGAAGGGCTTTTATGGAATCGGAAGTAAATACAAGggtttataaaaacatttttgAAAATTTGGGATTTAAGGGTCATATAAGAATTAACAATAAA GTTGGCATTAATAGAATACGAATGAGATGCATACAAGGAGGATATTCAAGgggaatatataaatttacaAGAATGGCGAAAATGGCGTTTTTCCAAACAGCTAGAGAAGGATggttaaaaaaatatggtTATCGGCCTGACTTGTTTAGGTAA
- a CDS encoding hypothetical protein (conserved Plasmodium protein, unknown function) yields the protein MVVPPQKLIVHYHYCSIKDIGDIYINYLNVQLFFLKNVLNCSFLLLVEEIHPYSNFGSYPYAFNTLEGNTLNDVEIIDYMKNIYLFDLVEYDLYAGVINELKTILTYYIWEDDKIFNNFTKKIYEDKFFYIYYLYLIRKLKKENRRICQERGLDNHKFNISRLKTILHILDKAMDNSNNSDIKSDNVSYFHSLCFSILSIFYSIPSQ from the exons ATGGTTGTTCCTCCTCAAAAATTGATTgttcattatcattattgtTCTATAAAAGATATTGGGGATATCTATATAAACTATTTAAATGTtcaattattttttttaaaaaatgttttaaattGTTCTTTCTTACTTCTAGTAGAAGAAATACATCCTTATAGTAATTTTGGATCATATCCATATGCTTTTAATACATTGGAGGGCAATACTTTAAATGATGTAGAAATAATTGACTATATGAAAAAt atttatttatttgatttgGTTGAATATGATTTATATGCAGGAGTAATAAATGAACTAAAGACAATATTG ACATATTACATATGGGAagatgataaaatatttaataattttacgaaaaaaatttacgaagataaatttttttatatatactatctttatttaataag AAAATTAAAGAAGGAGAATAGGAGAATATGCCAAGAGAGGGGATTAGACAATCATAAATTT AATATTTCTAGATTAAAAACcattttacatatattagATAAAGCTATGgataatagtaataattCAGATATAAAAAGTGACAACGTCAGTTATTTTCATTCCTTGTGTTTTTCAATTTTGTCgatattttattctatTCCCTCACAAT
- a CDS encoding hypothetical protein (conserved Plasmodium protein, unknown function), giving the protein MNLFKKSTCSACNSCKCCCEQEEVKITERTYTYNDLDNLYNNEETSSFPYIPTERIILNSYNNPDLYYHQIDTEFYTKNILYDVPLVSYAQGPYYERLPDMKLNEKYRLPTISYVSDPVYIRRKEKCSIHNFPGTMCCTKCRSK; this is encoded by the exons atgaatttatttAAGAAGTCTACTTGTTCAGCTTGCAATTCATGTAAATGTTGTTGTG AACAAGAAGAGGTAAAAATTACTGAGAGAACATACACCTACAACGATCTTGACAATCTTTATAACAATGAAGAAACTTCTAGTTTTCCATATATTCCAACAGAGCGgattatattaaattcttataataatcctgatttatattatcatcaaaTTGATACAGAATTTTATAcaaagaatatattatatgatgTTCCATTAGTGAGTTATGCTCAGGGTCCTTATTATGAAAGATTGCCAGATATgaaattaaatgaaaaatatcGTTTACCAACAATAAGTTATGTGTCAGACCCTGTATATAtaagaagaaaagaaaaatgtaGCATACATAATTTTCCTGGAACTATGTGTTGCACAAAATGTCGTTCAAAatga
- a CDS encoding hypothetical protein (conserved Plasmodium protein, unknown function), translated as MKGITFRLLVFVLFFYINNYNVSYGQTCTSEICQKCCHPTNDGCENNFYKTIRGNYYTDRTYCQECDCKNPERGCGWIAQKYEKVNCTSCMFLKHASIKIKYFDTCGCGHKLKHGTLKINI; from the exons ATGAAAGGCATAACTTTTCGCCTTCTCGTTTTTgttcttttcttttatattaacaatTATAATGTGTCATATGGTCAAACGTGCACATCGGAGATATGCCAAAAGTGCTGTCATCCTACAAACGATg gttgtgaaaataatttttataaaactATTAGAGGAAATTATTATACCGATAGAACATATTGCCAAGAGTGTGATTGTAAAAATCCGGAAAGAG GTTGTGGATGGATAGCTcaaaaatatgaaaaagtAAACTGTACCAGCTGTATGTTTCTCAAACATGCTTCAATTAa aataaaatattttgatacCTGTGGTTGTGGTCATAAACTAAAACATGGAACTTTAAAAATTAACATTTAA
- a CDS encoding hypothetical protein (conserved Plasmodium protein, unknown function), which yields MEKYREFADASTGINPFLPVWVNKKLCFNEKLLKLLLFPIVVIRLCFLSLTLIFMFFLNSLLKILLFQCIKDFFYQIIQTIYCRLLLFYLGFLYLDEQYANNKRVKIKCTKQKIPFTYDTYGHIFLSNFTSFVDILYLSFRLNPLFIVINKNGTLSPISFYDLIKLSLKFSIPNKTGIFKNIEQIHNYARTHKIKNVVIFPEAMKSNGTCILLWKNDIFQNSDLVLRNKCNIITFIYDEINIINKKLNHFYTSPHTVFHPFIHITFLCFNIYNKIKIVWISEKDISEAIKEQNFKNNEEFVYYLRNLMGQMKPTGGTLVNVKGEMLEKFVNYWNMTRKKAYL from the coding sequence ATGGAAAAGTATCGAGAATTTGCTGACGCGTCAACTGGAATAAATCCTTTTTTACCTGTATGGGTAAATAAGAAATTATGTTTTAATGAAAAGTTgttaaaattattattatttccaATAGTAGTAATTCGTTTATGTTTTCTTAGTTTGACcttaatatttatgttttttttaaatagtttattgaaaatattacTATTTCAGTGTATAAaagattttttttatcaaataatacAGACAATATATTGtagattattattattttatttaggttttttatatttagaTGAACAATATgcaaataataaaagagTAAAGATAAAATGTACTAAACAAAAAATACCATTCACATATGATACATATGgtcatatttttttatcgAATTTTACATCATTTgttgatatattatatttatcatttagATTAAATCCATTATTTAttgtaataaataaaaatggaaCATTATCACCTATATCTTTTTatgatttaataaaattatctTTAAAATTTTCTATACCTAATAAAACAggaatttttaaaaatatagaacAAATACATAATTATGCTAGAACtcataaaattaaaaatgttGTTATTTTTCCAGAAGCTATGAAAAGTAATGGAACATGTATACTCCTATGgaaaaatgatatatttcaaaattCAGATCTTGttttaagaaataaatgtaatattataacatttatatatgatgaaattaatataattaataaaaaactaaatcatttttatacTTCTCCACATACTGTTTTCCATCcatttattcatataacATTTCtatgttttaatatttataataaaattaaaattgTATGGATAAGTGAAAAAGATATATCTGAAGCTATAAAAGAACAAAactttaaaaataatgagGAATTTGTTTACTACTTGAGAAATCTAATGGGACAAATGAAACCTACAGGTGGGACCTTAGTAAACGTTAAGGGAGAAATGCTGGAAAAATTTGTTAACTACTGGAATATGACCAGAAAAAAGGCATatctataa